The genomic stretch AATTCGCTTACGATATTTGGGGGGACACCGTAAATACGGCTGCAAGAATGGAGCAAAATAGCGCACCGGGAAGAGTAAATATCTCTGAAGCAACTTATCAGTTAATAAAAGAAAGCTTTAGTTTTGAGTATCGTGGGAAAATCGAAACCAAAGGTAAAGGCGCAATGGACATGTATTTCGTCAATCAAATTTAATTTTATCAGTGTGAAAAAAAATCTACTCTTTAAATTTCTGTTTTTTGCATTCATTGTGTTGCAAACATTTTCTTTTGCTCAAAATTCTCGTGAGAAACCGAGAGTTTTTACCAATAAAGAAATTAAAGCTGGTGCTTCAATCGATGAAGCCAGTAAATTTTTTGCAGGTGATAATCCGGCCTTTGCCTCTGTACAATTCGATGATTCTTCATGGGAAAATGTAAATTTTAATTCTAGAAAAGTTTATTCATGGAATCCTACAAATTATAACTTAAAAAAAGATGTTAAAAAAGATCAGATTTATTGGGTACGGTACTATTTTAAGATAGATTCTGCATCGGTCAATCAATCTTTATGTTTTAAGATTCAGCAACTTGGCGCTTCAGAAGTTTATTTAAACGGTAAAAAGATTGAAAGCATTGGTAAAATCGGAGACGAAAAATCAAGAGAATTCAGGATTAAAAACAGAATCCCCGAATTGTTTACTTTAGATAATACCAAAGTAAATGTTTTAGCAATACGGTTTTTACCAATTGCTGCAGGCAAAAAGAAGACCATTACTTTAGTGCCTTTTGCAATCGGTGTAGAGCTTGCTTCGGCTAACGAATTTATCAGAGACAAAATTGAAGAAGTGCAGTATTTCAATTTTTACACCATGCTGATTTGCGGAATATTTGGTGCATTAGGATTTATTCATCTCCTGTTGTTTATTTTTTACAGAAAAGCAATTTACAATCTTTATTTTTCTACATACAATTTTTCTATTTCTTTGATGAGTTATATGATTTTGCTCTTGTCAGAAATAAAAAATCCTTTAGATATCGACTCTTATACGTTTTTTGCATTTCTTTCGGTAATGGCATTCGGTACTTCGCTCACAGGATTTGTCAATACATTATTTGGAAGAACAAAAAAAAGGCTGAAAGTAATGTTGATTATTTCAGCGTGTATTTTTATTCTTTATTATTTCAGTGCAGCTTCTGCAGCCAGTTTTGCTTTTTTTTACCTTTGTTTTGTTGCTTTTGAATCTTTTTATTTAATAATCAGAGCAATGATCAGAAGAGAAAAATCTGCATTTATCGTTGGTGGAGGGGTTTTGGTATTCTTTCTTTTTATTGTGATGGTCATTATCTTCATGTTTCTGAATAAACTGAATACCATTGATATGGGTGAAATAATGGGCGATGATTTTATGGGATATGTCATGATTTTTATTTTCATAAGTTTTCCTATTTCAATCTCAGCCTATTTAGCATGGCAGTTTGCATCAACCAATTTAAGTCTTGTGAAACAGCTGGATGAAGTCAACCGACTTTCTGATATCAATATAAAACAGGAACAGGAAAAACAGCAGATTCTTCAGGATCAAAATGATTTGCTTGAAAAACAGGTCGACGAACGTACGTTTGAGTTGCAAAAAGAAAAGCAAAAAACTGAAAATTTACTTCTCAATATTCTTCCGCATGAAGTTGCCGAAGAATTAAAGGAAAACGGAAGCTCTGAAGCTAAATATTATGATGAAGTAAGTGTTTTATTTACCGATTTTGTTAATTTTACTCAAAGTTCCGAGAAAATGGGAGCCGAAAAAATGTTGGTTGAGTTGAACGAATGTTTTACTGCTTTCGATTTAATTATGGAAAAGCATGGTTTAGAGAAAATAAAAACCATTGGTGATGCGTATTTGGCGGTTTGTGGATTACCTATGAAAAATGAATGTCACGCTTACAAAACGGTATTGGTAGCTTTGGATATTATTGATTTTATTGAAGAAAGAAAGAAAACTCATTCTGATGTTTTAGATATCAGAATCGGGATTAATTCAGGTTCTTTAATTGCCGGAATTGTTGGGGTAAAAAAGTTTGCATACGACATTTGGGGCGATACCGTAAACACAGCTGCAAGAATGGAACAAAACAGCCAGAAAGGGAAAATAAATATTTCAGAATCTACATATCAGCTGGTAAAAGACAAAATAGTCTGCGAATACAGAGGTAAAATTCATACCAAAGGAAAAGGCGATATGGATATGTATTTTGCCCTTGAAACTAAAAAAGATTTATAAATAATTTAAATTACTAGTCTAAAATTCTGCAATCTTTGCTAAGTAGAACGCCTTTGCGAACTTAAAAACAGTTAGTAGTTTTAAAAAAATCTTTGCGAACTTTGACTTTGCGTTAAAAGTTGCACTAAAAACAAATTAAAAAACATTTTCTATTTTAAATATGGAATACGAAAAATTAAATAAACTCATATTAAAAAGACTCAGAGAAAACCTTCCTGAGCATCTTTCTTATCACAGTGTGATGCACGTAAAAGACGTTATCGATGCTGTCGAAAAAATTGCCAAATCTGAAGGAGTTAATGATGAAGATCTGGTATTGCTAAAAACCGCTGCATTATTTCACGATACAGGATTTTTATTTGGATCAAAAAATCATGAAGAAAAGTCTTGTGAAATTGCTGCGGAATATCTTTTAGAATACGGCTTTTCGCAAGATCAGTTAGATAAAATAAACGGAATGATCATGGCGACAAAAATTCCTCAGACTCCGAAAAATCATTTAGAACAAATTGTAGCCGATGCCGATTTAGACTATCTTGGTCGAGACGATTTTTTTGTGATCGGAGATAAATTGTTTGAAGAACTTTCTATGTTTGGAATCGTAAATTCTGAGCGCGACTGGAATTTATTACAGGAAAAGTTTTTAGAAAGCCATCATTATTTTACCGAAACAGCAATCAACAGCAGAAATCAAAAAAAACAGGATAACCTGGATATTATCAAAACAAAACTAAATAATAACTGATCACTTTATGAGCTCAGCTTCTACTAAACATGGCCCGCTATTTACTTTATCAGATATTATTTATCTGGTTTTAGGAGTTATTTCTGCGAGTTTTGCTTTAAAATCTTTCCTCGTTCCGAATCACTTTTTAGATGGTGGTGTTACCGGTGTTTCACTTTTACTTCACGAAGTTTACCATTGGAATCTCGGAGTCATTCTATTGGTTTTAAACTTACCATTTATCATTCTGGCGTACTTCCAAATCGGAAAACACTTTGCGATCAGAAGTTTTTTAACGATTTTACTAATCATCATCACCATTTTTTTCATCCCTTTTCCGGAAGTGACCCATGACAAATTATTGGTCGCTGTGTTTGGCGGATTTTTCATGGGAATTGGAATCGGTTTATCTATGCGAGGTGGCGGAACTTTCGACGGAATGGAAGTTTTAGCCTTATTAACGTTCAAAAAAAGCAGTTTTAGCATTACCGAAATTATTTTAGGAATGAATGTGATTATCTTTATCATCGCAACCGTTTTTCTTAAATTTGAAATTGCTTTGTATGCAATTATGACGTATCTCGTGGCTAGTCAGATTACCAAATATGTAATTGAAGGAATTGAAGCCTACACCGGCGTAACCATCGTTTCAGGAAACAGCGAAGAAATCAAAAAAGCTTTGGTTTTAACGATGAACAGAGGAATTACGGTGTACAAAGGCGAAAGAGGTTTTATGAAAGAATCTTTTGAGCAAAGTGCCGAAGCAGATATTATTTTCACGATTGTTACCAGATTGGAAGTTAGAAAACTGCAGAATATCGTTCGTTCAATCGATCCAAAAGCATTTATTTTCACTCAAACGGTAAGAGAGCCTCAAGGAGGAATTGTAAAGGAAATTATAAAGCATTAAAATTTTAAATAAATAATTATATTGCCTTGTGAAATTGTATTTTTCACAAGGCTTTTTTTATTTTTAAAGCTAAAATTTAAGAAAATGGTAAAAAGAATTGTTGCTAATATAAAAACTGAAGATTTATCGAATGCTGATGTATTTTATCATGATATTTTGGGTCTCGAAACATTGATGAATCACGGCTGGATCAAAACTTTTGGCAATAACGAAGAAGCAAAAGTTCAGATAAGTTTTGCAACTCAAGGTGGAAACGACACGGAAGTTCCCGATTTTTCTATCGAAGTTGACAATGTTGATGAAATATATGAAAAGATGAACAGTTCAGGATTTGAAATCACTTACCAATTGATCGATGAAGATTGGGGTGTCCGAAGATTCTTTGTGATAGACCCGTTCGGTAAATTAGTCAATATTCTTTCACATCAGTAATTTTAATATTATTCTGTTGATTTAGTTAATTAAAAATCTTTGCATGAAAAAATAAAAATGTTAAAGCCTTATGTATTTCAATTGTAAGGTTTTAATTTTGCCTATCAACTATCAACTATCAACTATCAACTATCAACTATCAACTATCAACTATCAACTATCAACTATAACAAATGAAACGTTCCGGAACCGCAACTTTACCACTTCACTACGGAAAAGTACCGCCTTGGCTTTATGAAAGAATGGCTGTACTCGGACTTTCTATTGTTGAAGTAATGCTTGCAGATTACGGGAAAAATGAAGTTCTTCGAAGATTAGCAGATCCGTTTTGGTTTCAAAGTTTTGGTGCTGTGATGGGAATGGATTGGCATTCTTCCGGAATTACAACATCTGTTATGGGAGCTTTAAAACGCAGCATCAATCCAAATTCCAAAGAACTCGGAATTTATATTTGTGGTGGAAAAGGTAAGCTTTCAAAAGAAACTCCGAATAAATTATTAGTCATCGCCAATAAAACAGGATTAGATGGAAACGAATTAGTTCGTGCCAGTAAACTTTCTGCAAAGGTTGATAATACTGCCATTCAGGATGGCTATCAGTTGTACCTTCATAATTTTATCCTTTCAGATGAAGGAAATTGGGCAGTTGTACAACAGGGAATGAATGATGCAGACGGAACTGCAAGAAGATATCATTGGCATTCGGAAAATATGGAATCTTTTGTCGACGAACCTCACAAAGGAATTCAGGGAATTAACCGTGGGAATATTCTGAACCTTACAGCTCACGAAGCTCAGGAAAGCCGCAAAGGAATTTTAGAAATTTCCCATACCAATTCAGAAAAAATCATGCAGGATTTCGCCAATTTGATTTTACCTGCGCATCATGATGTTCGTGCTTCTGATGTTGATTTGAAAAAACTCGGAACACTTTTGTACATGACAAGAGAAAACCAGCCTGAAAACTTTGAAGAATTGCTTTTATTGAAAGGTGTAGGACCGCGAACTTTACAGAGCCTTGCTTTAGTAAGCGAAGTTATTCACGGTTCGCCTTCAAGGTTCAGAGATCCTGCGAGATTTTCTTTTGCACATGGCGGAAAAGATGGGCATCCGTTTCCGGTTCCCATTAATGTTTATGATGAAACCATCAATATTCTTCAGAAAGGAATCGAAAAATCTAAATTGGGAAATTCAGATAAACTGCAATCTATCAATAAACTTCATACAATTATTGCAGAAGCAGAGAAAAATTTTACTCCGAACTTTGATATTAACGAAGTTATTGAAGAAGAACGCCAAAACTCCTGGAGATTTGGTGGTAAAACAGTATTTGGGGATGCTGAAAAACCTTCAAAACCTAAACCAATTCAGCTTTCTTTGTTTTAAATTTACTTGCTAGGAGTAGTTTCAAAACAGGGCAGTAAATCCTAAATGCCCCTCCGAAAGGCTCCTGCACACTAGTAAGAAACTTTCGGCAACTCTTGAAACCTTCTTTCACCCCTGCGACAGACTTGCGGGAACCCACGAAAAGGCAAAACACCATAGTAAGAAGCTTTCGGGAAATCTTTAAAAATATTTTCAAAATATCATTGAATCAATAACTTTTCCTGGAACTTGTGACTGTACGAAACGGATATTGAATTTGGAAACGTCTTCGTTATCCACTTCAATACGCTCTATTTTATCTAATTTTTTAATCAAAGACTGCGCAAAAGAAGCTCTTGTAGCACTTGCACGGAATTTGTTGATGTTATCTTCCATCTGCTTAAATTAACCTTAAATGATCTCAAAAATCAGTATCTAATTAGCATCTAGTTTGTCATTCCGAAGGAATCTCAACTATTTTAAAATTAATTCTTTGCTTAGATTCCTATGGAATGACAAAATGGGCATTTAGATTTGATAAGTTTTTTCACCAGAATTGGTAAATAATGTATTACAATACTTTGTAATTAATTAAAATCTAGGATTACAATATTTAAATTCAGGTAATCCAAAAAAAACACTTCCAATTCCAATAAAAATTTTAATTTTAAAATCTTAAAATAGTATTTGGATGACCAACAAAGCCTTTGACGTTTACCGCGATTTTCCTTTCTTTTTTCAGGAAGAACTTGATGAAATTATTCAGGCTCACGAAAAAGTAATTTTTCAAAAAGGGGAAACTATTCTGCAGGAAGGCAAAATGGCTAATGAATATTATATTTTAGAAAAAGGTTTGGCACGTTCTTTTGTCAATGATTTCAACGGAAACGATGTGACGACAAACTTTTTTACAGAAAACGAAATTATCATCGATGTTTCTTCACTTTTTCAAAGAATTCCTACGCAGGAAAACATTGTTTGTATCACCGATTGTGAATGTTGGAAGATGGATTTTGATGTTTTTCAGGAACTATTTCATAAGATTCCGAATCTCAGAGAATGGGGAAGAGCTTGGATGTCTCAGCAGCTTTTTTTATGCAAACAGCGCTCGGTTGAGATGTTTATACTTTCTGCAACAAAACGTTATCTTCATCTTTTAGAGCAAAAATCTCAAGTCGTACAATTTGCACCACTTAAGCAGATAGCCTCATATCTTGGAGTTACTGACACTTCACTGAGCAGAATCCGTAAAGAATTGGTATCACATCCGAAGAAAAATTAAATCTTGTCTTATGGCAAGTTGATTTTCAGAGTGACTTGGTAATTTTGGTTAAAAGTTTAACATCAAAAATTACAAAATGGAAATCAATCAAATTTACGTAAACCTTCCTGTAAAAGATGTTCAGAAAACGAGAGAATTCTGGACGAAACTTGGGTTTTCTATCAACGAACAATTTTCTGATTAAAAAGCAATCTGTGTAATCATGAAACAAGATCATATTTACACCATGTTTTTAAAAGAAGAGTTTTTCCAAACTTTCACAGACAGACCTGTTGCAAAGGGAGATACTACTCAAACTCTTCTTGCAATTGGTGTAAACAGTCGTGAAGAAGTTGATCAAATGGTGAAAACTGCTACAGAAAATGGAGGTTCCAAATACAGTGAGCCTAGAGATTATGGCTGGATGTATCAGAAAACTTTTGCAGATTTAGACGGTCATCAATGGGAAGTACTTTTTTCAGATATGTCTCAGCTTCCTGCAGAATTTTAAATTTCAGATTTAACCTAAATAAAAAATTACAAAATGAAAGTCAATCAAATTTATGTGAATCTTCCGGTGAAAGATATTCAGAAAACAAAAGAATTCTGGACTAACGTAGGATTTACCGTCAACGAGCAATTTTCAGACGATAAAGCGGTTTGTGTTGTGTTGAACGATACTATTTACGTCATGTTTTTAAAGGAAGAATATTTTCAAACATTTTCAGAAAGACCTGTTCCGAAAGGCGATACAACACAAGTTCTGGTTGCAATTGGTTTAAACAGTCGTGAGGAAGTTGATCAGGTTGTTAATGCAGCCGTAGCGAACGGAGCTTATCAACACGAAGAACCACAAGATTACGGATGGATGTATCAAAATTCTTTTTGGGACATCAACGGACACGGATGGAATGTGACGTTTGCAGATATGTCGCAAATGCCTTCACAGCCTTAAGCTCAATTTGAATCAACCTTAACCTTAACCTTAAATTATGGACACACCAAAGTCATCAAAATTAGAAATTATAATTCCTGCATTTAGAGGTCACAGTCAGAGTTTTCTGATGGTTCTTGATGGAATTTCAGAGGAAGATGGGCTGAAAAGAATTGAAGGCAGAACAAACCATATCGTTTGGATGGTAGGTAATTTTCTCGATATGCGCTATGCAATGGGAAGCGTGCTCGGATTAAATGAAGAATTTGAGTTTAAAGATTTTTTCTTGCAGGGAAAAGCGTTAGATGAAAACTTAGAATACCCGTCTTTACAAGAATTGAAAGATTCTTTTCATAAAATCTCACCGCTTGTTTACAATAAATTATTGGAAGCATCAGACGAAGATTTAGAGAAAGCATTTCCGATGGGAATGAACATTGATTTTTTTCCTGAAACAGTTCTAAATTTTGTTGGAATGTGCATTGGTCGTGAAGATTATCTGTGTGGACAAATCGGATTGATGCGCAGAATTCTTGGGTACGAAGGAATGAAATATGACTTTGATGAGAATATGAAGTATTAAAATCAAATGTATATTTAAAACAGATTCTTCACTGCACTTCGTTTCGTTCAGAATGACAAAACGTATAAAAATATAACTTATTTTCTTTGCTGAATCAAACGCCTTTGCGAACGAAAAGCATTCTCAATTAGATAAAAAATCTTTGTGCTCTTTGCGTTTAAATAAACACAAATGACACAAATGGTTACACAAATTTCATGATAAATTTAATTGTTTTATTCGTAAAAACCATTAGCGAAACTCGTGTTTAAAAAAACTAACTTTTTAAAAATAAAAATCATGGCAAAATTAAATCCGTACCTGAATTTTGACGGTACAGCAGAAAAAGCATTTACATTTTATAAATCTGTTTTCGGTGGAGAATTCGTTGGAGAAATTCACAAAATGGGAAATGCTCCCGGAACTGAAAATCTTTCAGACGAAGAAAAAAACAGAGTCATGCACATTGCGCTTCCCATTGGTGGAGATCTTTTGATGGCTTCAGATATTGTGCCGTCATTCGGACAGAAATTAACCGTTGGAAATAATAATTATGTTTCAATTTTCCCTGATTCCAGAGAAGATGCAGATCGAATTTTTAAAAGACTTTCAGAAGGTGGAAATATTGAAATGCCGCTTGAAGACCAGTTTTGGGGAGATTATTTCGGAAGCTTTCAGGATCAGTTTGGTGTTCATTGGATGATTAATTATAACGAAGAATACACAAAATAGTTTTATATTTAATTAATGAAAGGGTAGATGTTAATTTACCCTTATTTTACACCATAAAAACAAAATATTAAATGGACAAAGTTAAAATTGACATTACGATCTTGGCGCCGGTAGAAAAAGTCTGGGATTATTTTAATGATCCAAAACACATTACCAAATGGAATTTTGCACACGAAAGCTGGTTTTGTCCGATTTCTGAAAGTGATTTGAAACCAGGCGGGAAGTTCAATAACCGAATGGAGGCAAAAGACGGAAGCTTCGGATTTGATTACATCGGAATTTATGACGAAGTGATTCCGAATGAAAGAATAAAATATCACATTGAAGATGGAAGAGAAGTAGAAGTGATTTTTGAGAAAATAGACGAAAATACCACTAAAGTAACCGAGATTTTCGATCCTGAAAAACAAAATTCAGCTGAAATGCAACGTGAAGGTTGGTATGCAATACTCAACAATTTTCATAAATATGTAGAAAACAAC from Chryseobacterium indoltheticum encodes the following:
- a CDS encoding adenylate/guanylate cyclase domain-containing protein, with amino-acid sequence MKKNLLFKFLFFAFIVLQTFSFAQNSREKPRVFTNKEIKAGASIDEASKFFAGDNPAFASVQFDDSSWENVNFNSRKVYSWNPTNYNLKKDVKKDQIYWVRYYFKIDSASVNQSLCFKIQQLGASEVYLNGKKIESIGKIGDEKSREFRIKNRIPELFTLDNTKVNVLAIRFLPIAAGKKKTITLVPFAIGVELASANEFIRDKIEEVQYFNFYTMLICGIFGALGFIHLLLFIFYRKAIYNLYFSTYNFSISLMSYMILLLSEIKNPLDIDSYTFFAFLSVMAFGTSLTGFVNTLFGRTKKRLKVMLIISACIFILYYFSAASAASFAFFYLCFVAFESFYLIIRAMIRREKSAFIVGGGVLVFFLFIVMVIIFMFLNKLNTIDMGEIMGDDFMGYVMIFIFISFPISISAYLAWQFASTNLSLVKQLDEVNRLSDINIKQEQEKQQILQDQNDLLEKQVDERTFELQKEKQKTENLLLNILPHEVAEELKENGSSEAKYYDEVSVLFTDFVNFTQSSEKMGAEKMLVELNECFTAFDLIMEKHGLEKIKTIGDAYLAVCGLPMKNECHAYKTVLVALDIIDFIEERKKTHSDVLDIRIGINSGSLIAGIVGVKKFAYDIWGDTVNTAARMEQNSQKGKINISESTYQLVKDKIVCEYRGKIHTKGKGDMDMYFALETKKDL
- a CDS encoding HD domain-containing protein, producing the protein MEYEKLNKLILKRLRENLPEHLSYHSVMHVKDVIDAVEKIAKSEGVNDEDLVLLKTAALFHDTGFLFGSKNHEEKSCEIAAEYLLEYGFSQDQLDKINGMIMATKIPQTPKNHLEQIVADADLDYLGRDDFFVIGDKLFEELSMFGIVNSERDWNLLQEKFLESHHYFTETAINSRNQKKQDNLDIIKTKLNNN
- a CDS encoding YitT family protein → MSSASTKHGPLFTLSDIIYLVLGVISASFALKSFLVPNHFLDGGVTGVSLLLHEVYHWNLGVILLVLNLPFIILAYFQIGKHFAIRSFLTILLIIITIFFIPFPEVTHDKLLVAVFGGFFMGIGIGLSMRGGGTFDGMEVLALLTFKKSSFSITEIILGMNVIIFIIATVFLKFEIALYAIMTYLVASQITKYVIEGIEAYTGVTIVSGNSEEIKKALVLTMNRGITVYKGERGFMKESFEQSAEADIIFTIVTRLEVRKLQNIVRSIDPKAFIFTQTVREPQGGIVKEIIKH
- a CDS encoding VOC family protein produces the protein MVKRIVANIKTEDLSNADVFYHDILGLETLMNHGWIKTFGNNEEAKVQISFATQGGNDTEVPDFSIEVDNVDEIYEKMNSSGFEITYQLIDEDWGVRRFFVIDPFGKLVNILSHQ
- a CDS encoding DUF763 domain-containing protein, which translates into the protein MKRSGTATLPLHYGKVPPWLYERMAVLGLSIVEVMLADYGKNEVLRRLADPFWFQSFGAVMGMDWHSSGITTSVMGALKRSINPNSKELGIYICGGKGKLSKETPNKLLVIANKTGLDGNELVRASKLSAKVDNTAIQDGYQLYLHNFILSDEGNWAVVQQGMNDADGTARRYHWHSENMESFVDEPHKGIQGINRGNILNLTAHEAQESRKGILEISHTNSEKIMQDFANLILPAHHDVRASDVDLKKLGTLLYMTRENQPENFEELLLLKGVGPRTLQSLALVSEVIHGSPSRFRDPARFSFAHGGKDGHPFPVPINVYDETINILQKGIEKSKLGNSDKLQSINKLHTIIAEAEKNFTPNFDINEVIEEERQNSWRFGGKTVFGDAEKPSKPKPIQLSLF
- a CDS encoding Crp/Fnr family transcriptional regulator: MTNKAFDVYRDFPFFFQEELDEIIQAHEKVIFQKGETILQEGKMANEYYILEKGLARSFVNDFNGNDVTTNFFTENEIIIDVSSLFQRIPTQENIVCITDCECWKMDFDVFQELFHKIPNLREWGRAWMSQQLFLCKQRSVEMFILSATKRYLHLLEQKSQVVQFAPLKQIASYLGVTDTSLSRIRKELVSHPKKN
- a CDS encoding VOC family protein; translated protein: MEINQIYVNLPVKDVQKTREFWTKLGFSINEQFSD
- a CDS encoding VOC family protein translates to MKQDHIYTMFLKEEFFQTFTDRPVAKGDTTQTLLAIGVNSREEVDQMVKTATENGGSKYSEPRDYGWMYQKTFADLDGHQWEVLFSDMSQLPAEF
- a CDS encoding VOC family protein gives rise to the protein MKVNQIYVNLPVKDIQKTKEFWTNVGFTVNEQFSDDKAVCVVLNDTIYVMFLKEEYFQTFSERPVPKGDTTQVLVAIGLNSREEVDQVVNAAVANGAYQHEEPQDYGWMYQNSFWDINGHGWNVTFADMSQMPSQP
- a CDS encoding VOC family protein; this translates as MAKLNPYLNFDGTAEKAFTFYKSVFGGEFVGEIHKMGNAPGTENLSDEEKNRVMHIALPIGGDLLMASDIVPSFGQKLTVGNNNYVSIFPDSREDADRIFKRLSEGGNIEMPLEDQFWGDYFGSFQDQFGVHWMINYNEEYTK
- a CDS encoding SRPBCC family protein — translated: MDKVKIDITILAPVEKVWDYFNDPKHITKWNFAHESWFCPISESDLKPGGKFNNRMEAKDGSFGFDYIGIYDEVIPNERIKYHIEDGREVEVIFEKIDENTTKVTEIFDPEKQNSAEMQREGWYAILNNFHKYVENN